One Vigna unguiculata cultivar IT97K-499-35 chromosome 11, ASM411807v1, whole genome shotgun sequence DNA window includes the following coding sequences:
- the LOC114168745 gene encoding probable protein S-acyltransferase 19 isoform X2 yields MVRKHGWQLPAHTFQALIVFILYVRCTAINPADPGIMSKFDPRVGNKFNSAQELSGKHHISEHERIAAREQYSPSSSKRSMTNMSKKSSVEDMDRADSTRKQNNQSSCNVVGGIFCILFSHEDCRKQEASTEEQGGAEDALFCTLCNAEVRKFSKHCRSCDKCVDGFDHHCRWLNNCVGHKNYSSFIALMAFSLAWLVIEAGVGVAVFVRFFVNKRGMESEIIDRLGNGFSRPPFAAVVVVCTVVSILACVPLGELFFFHMILIRKGITTYEYVVAMRAMSEAPAGASVDEELPNILYSPTGSATTGLSGGSSLGLQYKGAWCTPPRVFVDYQDEVVPHLEPGMLPSTVDPDAAGIAERGQRMPKRPVRISAWKLAKLDSQEAVRAAAKARASSSVLRPVDSHRVPDAELSSSGNMSIRSSLSTETGTNKEIKHELRLSPVQNSIAPSQGSRDEYETGTQSMSSFSSPSHVHEAVTLSPLPQGHSLGGFRPGASIPSLVVPERPLTSKATLSNFRNPISNPSLGFDGRTAMPKGIGHDPLLLSASNTSILRDVKRSSVVWDQEAGRYVSVPLLPSEARNRSSMRVELQNVNAETSSFGKKPVIPQKELSSSAPKSPGQHTQNLMYTGDSIFYGGPFLSAPVKDGLKNERRLPSGEAQDSISANLPLEPRYKRDSLSNQLPVFVPGGFENNLQPRSGMN; encoded by the exons ATGGTGAGAAAACATGGCTGGCAATTACCTGCTCACACTTTTCAG GCACTCATTGTGTTCATTCTTTACGTCAGATGCACCGCAATCAACCCTGCAGATCCGGGCATTATGTCTAAGTTTGACCCCAGAGTGGGAAATAAGTTCAATTCTGCGCAAGAATTGTCAGGAAAACATCACATTTCTGAACATGAACGCATTGCTGCTAGAGAGCAATATTCTCCATCATCTTCCAAAAGGTCTATGACAAATATGAGCAAGAAAAGCTCAGTGGAAGATATGGACAGAGCAGACAGTACTAGGAAACAGAATAACCAAAGCTCATGTAATGTAGTTGGAGGAATTTTCTGCATACTATTTTCACATGAAGATTGCCGGAAACAGGAAGCATCGACTGAAGAGCAGGGTGGTGCTGAAGATGCTCTGTTCTGCACATTGTGCAATGCTGAG GTGCGCAAATTCAGCAAACATTGTAGAAGTTGTGATAAATGTGTTGATGGCTTCGATCACCATTGTCGG TGGCTTAACAATTGTGTGGGTCACAAAAATTACAGTTCTTTTATTGCTCTCATGGCTTTTAGTCTTGCTTGG CTAGTCATTGAAGCTGGAGTGGGTGTTGCAGTTTTTGTGCGTTTCTTTGTCAATAAGAGAGGAATGGAATCTGAAATCATTGATAGACTTGGAAATGGATTCTCTCGGCCCCCATTTGCCGCCGTTGTG GTTGTATGTACTGTAGTTTCTATCTTGGCTTGTGTGCCTTTGGGTGAGCTTTTCTTTTTCCACATGATACTAATCAGGAAG GGCATTACTACTTATGAATATGTTGTAGCAATGAGAGCCATGAGTGAAGCACCTGCAGGGGCATCTGTGGATGAGGAATTGCCAAATATACTTTACTCTCCAACAGGCTCAGCCACGACTGGATTGAGTGGAGGAAGTTCTCTTGGTTTGCAATATAAAGGGGCTTGGTGCACCCCTCCCAGGGTATTCGTGGATTATCAG GATGAAGTTGTGCCTCACTTGGAGCCTGGAATGCTACCGTCAACTGTTGATCCAGATGCAGCGGGTATTGCAGAAAGAGGGCAAAGGATGCCAAAAAGACCTGTTCGTATTAGTGCTTGGAAGCTTGCTAAGTTGGATTCACAAGAGGCTGTGCGAGCAGCTGCGAAAGCCAGGGCATCTTCTTCAGTTTTGCGACCTGTAGACAGCCACCGCGTACCAGATGCAGAATTGAGCTCTAGTGGCAACATGAGCATCAGAAGTAGTTTAAGCACCGAGACTGGAACTAACAAGGAAATTAAACACGAGTTAAGATTGTCTCCGGTCCAAAATTCTATTGCTCCTAGTCAAGGAAGTCGCGATGAGTACGAGACTGGAACTCAAAGTATGAGTAGTTTCAGCAGTCCTAGCCATGTTCATGAGGCAGTTACACTCAGCCCTCTTCCACAGGGTCACAGTTTGGGTGGCTTCAGGCCAGGTGCCTCAATCCCTAGTTTGGTGGTGCCTGAGCGTCCTTTAACTTCTAAAGCAACATTGTCAAACTTCAGGAACCCAATATCAAATCCATCTCTTGGATTTGATGGGAGGACAGCCATGCCAAAAGGAATTGGCCATGATCCATTGTTGCTTTCTGCTTCTAACACTTCTATTCTAAGAGATGTGAAACGGTCATCAGTTGTTTGGGATCAAGAAGCTGGCAGATATGTTTCAGTCCCTTTATTGCCTTCAGAAGCCCGAAATAGGTCATCCATGCGCGTAGAATTGCAAAATGTAAATGCGGAAACAAGCAGTTTTGGGAAAAAACCAGTGATTCCTCAGAAGGAGTTGTCATCATCTGCACCCAAGTCTCCAGGGCAGCACACACAGAATCTGATGTATACCGGAGATTCTATTTTTTATGGAGGTCCATTTTTGAGTGCCCCTGTTAAAGATggtttgaaaaatgaaagaCGTTTGCCATCAGGGGAGGCGCAAGATAGCATATCAGCGAACTTGCCCCTAGAGCCAAGATATAAAAGGGACTCACTTTCAAATCAGCTTCCTGTGTTTGTCCCTGGTGGGTTTGAGAATAACCTTCAACCTCGTTCTGGCATGAATTAG
- the LOC114168745 gene encoding probable protein S-acyltransferase 19 isoform X1 yields the protein MVRKHGWQLPAHTFQVVAITVFCLLVIAFYAFLAPFIGGRIWEYIFIGVYSPVALIVFILYVRCTAINPADPGIMSKFDPRVGNKFNSAQELSGKHHISEHERIAAREQYSPSSSKRSMTNMSKKSSVEDMDRADSTRKQNNQSSCNVVGGIFCILFSHEDCRKQEASTEEQGGAEDALFCTLCNAEVRKFSKHCRSCDKCVDGFDHHCRWLNNCVGHKNYSSFIALMAFSLAWLVIEAGVGVAVFVRFFVNKRGMESEIIDRLGNGFSRPPFAAVVVVCTVVSILACVPLGELFFFHMILIRKGITTYEYVVAMRAMSEAPAGASVDEELPNILYSPTGSATTGLSGGSSLGLQYKGAWCTPPRVFVDYQDEVVPHLEPGMLPSTVDPDAAGIAERGQRMPKRPVRISAWKLAKLDSQEAVRAAAKARASSSVLRPVDSHRVPDAELSSSGNMSIRSSLSTETGTNKEIKHELRLSPVQNSIAPSQGSRDEYETGTQSMSSFSSPSHVHEAVTLSPLPQGHSLGGFRPGASIPSLVVPERPLTSKATLSNFRNPISNPSLGFDGRTAMPKGIGHDPLLLSASNTSILRDVKRSSVVWDQEAGRYVSVPLLPSEARNRSSMRVELQNVNAETSSFGKKPVIPQKELSSSAPKSPGQHTQNLMYTGDSIFYGGPFLSAPVKDGLKNERRLPSGEAQDSISANLPLEPRYKRDSLSNQLPVFVPGGFENNLQPRSGMN from the exons ATGGTGAGAAAACATGGCTGGCAATTACCTGCTCACACTTTTCAG GTTGTTGCGATCACTGTATTTTGTTTGTTGGTGATTGCTTTCTATGCTTTTCTTGCTCCCTTCATTGGAGGTCGTATATGGGAATACATTTTCATTGGTGTTTACTCTCCCGTG GCACTCATTGTGTTCATTCTTTACGTCAGATGCACCGCAATCAACCCTGCAGATCCGGGCATTATGTCTAAGTTTGACCCCAGAGTGGGAAATAAGTTCAATTCTGCGCAAGAATTGTCAGGAAAACATCACATTTCTGAACATGAACGCATTGCTGCTAGAGAGCAATATTCTCCATCATCTTCCAAAAGGTCTATGACAAATATGAGCAAGAAAAGCTCAGTGGAAGATATGGACAGAGCAGACAGTACTAGGAAACAGAATAACCAAAGCTCATGTAATGTAGTTGGAGGAATTTTCTGCATACTATTTTCACATGAAGATTGCCGGAAACAGGAAGCATCGACTGAAGAGCAGGGTGGTGCTGAAGATGCTCTGTTCTGCACATTGTGCAATGCTGAG GTGCGCAAATTCAGCAAACATTGTAGAAGTTGTGATAAATGTGTTGATGGCTTCGATCACCATTGTCGG TGGCTTAACAATTGTGTGGGTCACAAAAATTACAGTTCTTTTATTGCTCTCATGGCTTTTAGTCTTGCTTGG CTAGTCATTGAAGCTGGAGTGGGTGTTGCAGTTTTTGTGCGTTTCTTTGTCAATAAGAGAGGAATGGAATCTGAAATCATTGATAGACTTGGAAATGGATTCTCTCGGCCCCCATTTGCCGCCGTTGTG GTTGTATGTACTGTAGTTTCTATCTTGGCTTGTGTGCCTTTGGGTGAGCTTTTCTTTTTCCACATGATACTAATCAGGAAG GGCATTACTACTTATGAATATGTTGTAGCAATGAGAGCCATGAGTGAAGCACCTGCAGGGGCATCTGTGGATGAGGAATTGCCAAATATACTTTACTCTCCAACAGGCTCAGCCACGACTGGATTGAGTGGAGGAAGTTCTCTTGGTTTGCAATATAAAGGGGCTTGGTGCACCCCTCCCAGGGTATTCGTGGATTATCAG GATGAAGTTGTGCCTCACTTGGAGCCTGGAATGCTACCGTCAACTGTTGATCCAGATGCAGCGGGTATTGCAGAAAGAGGGCAAAGGATGCCAAAAAGACCTGTTCGTATTAGTGCTTGGAAGCTTGCTAAGTTGGATTCACAAGAGGCTGTGCGAGCAGCTGCGAAAGCCAGGGCATCTTCTTCAGTTTTGCGACCTGTAGACAGCCACCGCGTACCAGATGCAGAATTGAGCTCTAGTGGCAACATGAGCATCAGAAGTAGTTTAAGCACCGAGACTGGAACTAACAAGGAAATTAAACACGAGTTAAGATTGTCTCCGGTCCAAAATTCTATTGCTCCTAGTCAAGGAAGTCGCGATGAGTACGAGACTGGAACTCAAAGTATGAGTAGTTTCAGCAGTCCTAGCCATGTTCATGAGGCAGTTACACTCAGCCCTCTTCCACAGGGTCACAGTTTGGGTGGCTTCAGGCCAGGTGCCTCAATCCCTAGTTTGGTGGTGCCTGAGCGTCCTTTAACTTCTAAAGCAACATTGTCAAACTTCAGGAACCCAATATCAAATCCATCTCTTGGATTTGATGGGAGGACAGCCATGCCAAAAGGAATTGGCCATGATCCATTGTTGCTTTCTGCTTCTAACACTTCTATTCTAAGAGATGTGAAACGGTCATCAGTTGTTTGGGATCAAGAAGCTGGCAGATATGTTTCAGTCCCTTTATTGCCTTCAGAAGCCCGAAATAGGTCATCCATGCGCGTAGAATTGCAAAATGTAAATGCGGAAACAAGCAGTTTTGGGAAAAAACCAGTGATTCCTCAGAAGGAGTTGTCATCATCTGCACCCAAGTCTCCAGGGCAGCACACACAGAATCTGATGTATACCGGAGATTCTATTTTTTATGGAGGTCCATTTTTGAGTGCCCCTGTTAAAGATggtttgaaaaatgaaagaCGTTTGCCATCAGGGGAGGCGCAAGATAGCATATCAGCGAACTTGCCCCTAGAGCCAAGATATAAAAGGGACTCACTTTCAAATCAGCTTCCTGTGTTTGTCCCTGGTGGGTTTGAGAATAACCTTCAACCTCGTTCTGGCATGAATTAG
- the LOC114170077 gene encoding LOW QUALITY PROTEIN: scarecrow-like protein 3 (The sequence of the model RefSeq protein was modified relative to this genomic sequence to represent the inferred CDS: inserted 1 base in 1 codon; deleted 2 bases in 1 codon), with amino-acid sequence MGFVWQEEGSSSVSSSPXQLFSMMSLSPSLGSPNNLLLRDMKSEERGLYLIHLLLTCANHVAAGNLENANTTLEQISLLASPDGDTMQRIAAYFMESLADRILKTWPGIHRALNSTKVTMLSEEILVQKLFFELFPFLKVAYVLTNQAIIEAMEGEKVIHIIDLNAAEAAQWIALIQVLSARPEGPPHLRITGIHQKKEILDQVAHRLTEEAEKLDIPFQFNPVVSKLENLDFDKLRVKTGEALAISSILQLHSLLAFDDEALRRKSPRLLKGSNGFHLQRVLPLSQTTLGDMLEKDMVNGYTPSPDSTSSSPASLTPSNSMNMESFLNALWGLSPKVMAVTEQDCNHNGPTLMDRLLEALYSYAALFDCLESTVSRTSLERLRVEKMIFGEEIKNIIACEGPERKERHEKLEKWFQRFDQAGFGNVPLSYYGMLQARRFIQSYGCEGYRMRDENGCVLICWQDRPMFSISAWRSRK; translated from the exons ATGGGATTTGTGTGGCAAGAAGAAGGTTCGTCTTCTGTGAGTTCTTCAC TGCAACTCTTCTCCATGATGTCACTTTCACCTAGCTTAGGTTCTCCCAACAATCTCTTGCTTAGAGATATGAAATCCGAGGAAAGGGGTTTGTACTTGATCCATTTGTTGCTCACTTGTGCAAATCATGTAGCTGCTGGTAATCTTGAAAATGCAAACACCACACTTGAGCAGATTTCCCTGCTTGCTTCC CCTGATGGGGATACTATGCAGCGAATCGCGGCGTATTTCATGGAATCACTTGCAGATCGGATTCTGAAAACATGGCCTGGGATCCACAGAGCCCTCAACTCGACTAAAGTAACTATGCTGTCTGAAGAAATTCTTGTTCAGAAGCTCTTCTTTGAGCTTTTCCCTTTCTTGAAAGTGGCATATGTTCTCACAAATCAGGCCATCATTGAGGCAATGGAGGGGGAGAAAGTGATTCACATAATTGATCTCAATGCTGCTGAAGCTGCTCAGTGGATTGCTCTCATCCAAGTTTTGAGTGCTCGACCAGAAGGCCCTCCTCATTTGAGAATCACTGGGATTCATCAGAAAAAGGAGATTCTGGATCAGGTAGCTCATAGACTAACTGAAGAAGCAGAAAAATTGGATATACCATTCCAATTCAACCCTGTAGTCAGCAAACTAGAAAATCTCGATTTTGACAAACTTCGAGTGAAAACTGGTGAGGCACTAGCAATAAGTTCCATACTCCAATTACATTCCCTTTTGGCCTTTGATGATGAAGCCTTGCGGAGAAAATCGCCTCGTCTGTTAAAAGGCTCAAACGGATTTCACCTGCAAAGAGTTCTCCCACTGAGCCAAACCACATTGGGTGATATGCTTGAGAAAGACATGGTGAATGGCTACACCCCAAGTCCTGACTCAACCTCGTCATCACCGGCATCTTTAACACCTTCCAATTCAATGAACATGGAGAGTTTTCTCAATGCCTTATGGGGTTTATCACCAAAGGTCATGGCTGTGACAGAGCAAGACTGTAACCATAATGGTCCAACTCTGATGGATAGGCTACTTGAAGCACTATATTCTTATGCAGCATTGTTTGATTGTTTGGAATCCACAGTCTCTAGAACCTCGTTGGAGAGATTAAGGGTGGAGAAGATGATTTTTGGGGAGGAAATAAAGAACATCATTGCATGTGAAGGGCCTGAAAGAAAGGAGAGACATGAAAAGCTTGAAAAGTGGTTTCAGAGATTTGACCAAGCTGGGTTTGGTAATGTTCCTTTGAGCTACTATGGTATGTTGCAAGCAAGGAGGTTCATCCAGAGCTATGGCTGTGAAGGATACAGAATGAGAGATGAAAATGGCTGTGTATTAATCTGCTGGCAGGATCGACCAATGTTTTCAATATCAGCTTGGAGATCTAGGAAGTAA